Proteins from a genomic interval of Microbacterium esteraromaticum:
- a CDS encoding ABC transporter ATP-binding protein — protein MTLLDIRNLTIRIDGRTVVDDVSLHVDAGERVGLIGESGSGKSLTSMAVLGLRPPRGELSGSVRVEGVETIDADAATLRALRGKTVGCVFQEPQSALDPLLPIHRHLVAPLRAHGMLPRGAARETAIRLAESVGLPDAAQLVRRYPHELSGGQRQRVMIAMAMSTSPRLLLADEPTTALDVTVQARVLRLMSDLVNRSGAGSLLVTHDMAVAASQCDRIIVMQSGRIVEEGRPADLIHQPRTAYTAELIDAAYATGWQPRRVREAVPA, from the coding sequence ATGACGCTCCTCGACATCCGCAACCTCACGATCCGCATCGACGGACGCACCGTCGTCGACGACGTCTCACTGCATGTCGATGCCGGCGAGCGCGTGGGACTCATCGGCGAGTCGGGTTCCGGCAAGTCGCTCACCAGCATGGCCGTGCTCGGGCTGCGCCCGCCGCGCGGAGAGCTGTCGGGCAGCGTTCGCGTCGAGGGTGTCGAGACGATCGACGCGGATGCCGCGACGCTGCGCGCCCTGCGCGGCAAGACCGTCGGCTGCGTCTTTCAGGAACCGCAGAGCGCGCTGGATCCGCTGCTCCCGATCCACCGGCACCTGGTGGCGCCCCTGCGCGCCCACGGGATGCTGCCCCGTGGCGCCGCACGTGAGACGGCAATCCGCCTGGCCGAGAGCGTGGGCCTGCCCGATGCCGCCCAACTGGTGCGGCGCTATCCGCATGAGCTCTCGGGCGGACAGCGCCAGCGGGTGATGATCGCGATGGCGATGTCGACGTCGCCGCGGCTGCTGCTCGCCGATGAACCGACCACCGCCCTGGACGTGACCGTCCAGGCACGCGTGCTGCGCCTGATGTCAGACCTGGTCAACCGCAGCGGCGCGGGCAGTCTGCTCGTCACCCACGACATGGCGGTCGCCGCCTCGCAGTGCGACCGCATCATCGTGATGCAGTCGGGGCGGATCGTCGAAGAGGGCCGTCCGGCCGACCTGATCCACCAACCGCGCACCGCCTACACGGCCGAGCTGATCGATGCCGCGTACGCCACCGGCTGGCAGCCACGCCGTGTGCGGGAGGCTGTGCCCGCATGA
- a CDS encoding siderophore-interacting protein, translating into MTDVKSAFSIERQGLDLRFRSVTLESREWLAPNYVRVRLTGQDLAGFDSPGADDHMRLFFASAPTASVEEMRAAPSREYTPLAWGDGWLDVEFAIHGDAGVAAPWAASAPLGSFVGVGGPRGSAVITGTPGSWLLVGDETAIPAVRRFAAMIPADTPARIVIEVVSAADEVEIDAPATVEWLHRGEAPAGSALIAFLDGLGPADAVGDDPFCFIAAEQSIVKPGRALLERWGVDTSKAVVKGYWKRGEDEYHAPH; encoded by the coding sequence ATGACCGATGTGAAATCCGCGTTCTCGATCGAACGCCAGGGACTCGACCTGCGCTTCCGCTCTGTGACCCTCGAGAGCCGGGAATGGCTGGCGCCGAACTATGTGCGAGTACGGCTGACCGGTCAGGATCTGGCGGGCTTCGACTCACCCGGCGCCGACGATCACATGCGCCTGTTCTTCGCCTCCGCCCCGACCGCCTCGGTCGAGGAGATGCGTGCGGCACCCAGCCGCGAGTACACGCCGCTCGCGTGGGGCGACGGCTGGCTGGACGTCGAGTTCGCGATCCATGGCGATGCGGGCGTCGCGGCTCCCTGGGCCGCCTCGGCACCGCTGGGATCGTTCGTCGGTGTCGGCGGTCCGCGCGGTTCGGCGGTCATCACCGGCACGCCGGGGTCGTGGCTGCTGGTAGGTGACGAGACCGCGATCCCTGCGGTCCGCCGTTTCGCCGCGATGATCCCCGCAGACACCCCCGCGCGCATCGTCATCGAGGTCGTCTCGGCCGCCGACGAAGTCGAGATCGACGCACCCGCGACGGTCGAGTGGCTGCACCGCGGCGAGGCACCGGCGGGTTCGGCGCTGATCGCCTTCCTCGACGGTCTGGGACCGGCGGATGCTGTCGGCGATGACCCGTTCTGCTTCATCGCTGCAGAGCAGTCCATCGTCAAGCCCGGCCGTGCGCTGCTCGAACGCTGGGGCGTCGACACATCCAAGGCCGTCGTGAAGGGCTACTGGAAGCGCGGCGAGGACGAGTACCACGCGCCGCACTGA
- a CDS encoding ABC transporter permease — protein sequence MSTTAPAQVRMPAGHGSHRVRRVAAELLNEAAVLVVSLIAASMVIFGLLAVLPGDPAAVIGGMDATPEQLEALRAQMGLDRPLWARYLDWMGGVLTGDLGTSALDSRPVAAELGEKLQVTVPLGLLALLLSVLIAVPVGVVAAVYRESAFGRAIAALSQLAAAVPTFVLGLALMVFVALPTRLFPVQGFPADRWAEPGEALRALILPATAIAIGQAAVLVRFVRSATIDVLMKEWVRTGLAQGWPLRAVLVRQGMRNAALPLLGVLGLEIAGVLMGSVIVEQLFALPGVGGMLLADVGNRDIVSIQSTLFVLTALVMISTVTLTALSRVLDPRIRRTS from the coding sequence ATGAGCACGACTGCACCTGCGCAGGTGCGGATGCCCGCCGGACACGGTTCACACCGTGTCCGGCGGGTCGCCGCAGAACTGCTCAACGAGGCCGCCGTGCTGGTGGTGTCGCTGATCGCCGCGAGCATGGTGATCTTCGGCCTGCTGGCGGTGCTGCCCGGCGACCCCGCGGCGGTCATCGGAGGAATGGATGCCACCCCCGAGCAGCTCGAGGCGCTGCGCGCGCAGATGGGTCTGGATCGTCCCCTGTGGGCGCGCTATCTCGACTGGATGGGCGGCGTGCTGACGGGTGACCTGGGCACCTCGGCACTGGACTCGCGTCCGGTGGCGGCCGAGCTCGGTGAGAAGCTGCAGGTGACGGTTCCGCTCGGTCTGCTCGCGCTGCTGCTGAGCGTGCTCATCGCCGTGCCGGTCGGTGTCGTCGCGGCCGTGTACCGCGAGTCGGCCTTCGGCCGTGCGATCGCGGCCCTGAGTCAGCTCGCCGCCGCCGTGCCGACCTTCGTGCTCGGCCTCGCCCTCATGGTGTTCGTCGCTCTTCCCACCCGCCTCTTCCCGGTGCAGGGGTTCCCGGCCGACCGGTGGGCGGAACCCGGCGAGGCGCTTCGCGCGCTCATCCTTCCGGCCACCGCCATCGCGATCGGCCAGGCGGCCGTGCTCGTGCGTTTCGTGCGCAGCGCCACGATCGATGTGCTGATGAAGGAGTGGGTGCGCACGGGGCTCGCGCAGGGATGGCCGCTGCGTGCGGTGCTGGTGCGTCAGGGCATGCGCAACGCGGCCCTTCCGCTGCTGGGGGTGCTCGGCCTGGAGATCGCCGGAGTCCTGATGGGGTCGGTGATCGTCGAGCAGCTGTTCGCGCTTCCCGGCGTCGGCGGCATGCTGCTGGCCGATGTGGGCAACCGCGACATCGTGTCGATCCAGAGCACCCTGTTCGTGCTCACCGCTCTGGTGATGATCTCGACGGTCACGCTCACCGCGCTCTCACGCGTTCTCGATCCGCGCATCCGGAGGACCTCATGA
- a CDS encoding iron chelate uptake ABC transporter family permease subunit, with product MSADTVPADTASADTASAESPASARLAAASGNRRGSAYADDRHRRRYRLTLGGLIVLAVAIAVLMLTWDNQHPLFSEKWWRISNMRSESLIVIALVTLCHSFATVAFQTATNNRLITPSIMGFESLYILIQTAAVFFFGMSGLDQIDGFVQFLLQTAMMIAFAVLLYSWLFSGRLGNLHVMLLVGIIIGTGLGTLSTFLQRMLDPNEFDVLRARMFGNVGNANTDYLWFVIPVCLVTGASIWLMARRLNVVALGSEISTNLGMNHRRQVMLTLTLVTVLMAMSTALVGPMTFLGFLVATLAYSITDTHDHRRILPVAWLLGFVVLGGAYFLLRHVLPMVDTVTIIVELIGGITFLIVVLRRGRL from the coding sequence TTGTCCGCTGACACGGTACCCGCTGACACCGCCTCCGCTGACACCGCCTCCGCTGAGTCACCGGCATCCGCTCGTCTCGCTGCCGCGTCGGGAAACCGACGCGGCAGCGCGTACGCCGACGATCGTCACCGCCGGCGCTACCGTCTGACACTCGGCGGTCTCATCGTCCTCGCCGTCGCGATCGCCGTGCTCATGCTGACGTGGGACAACCAGCATCCGCTCTTCAGCGAGAAGTGGTGGCGCATCTCGAACATGCGCTCCGAATCGCTCATCGTGATCGCCCTCGTAACGCTGTGCCACTCGTTCGCGACCGTGGCATTCCAGACCGCCACCAACAACCGCCTGATCACCCCGTCGATCATGGGGTTCGAGTCGCTGTACATCCTCATCCAGACCGCCGCGGTGTTCTTCTTCGGAATGAGCGGTCTGGATCAGATCGACGGATTCGTGCAGTTCCTGCTGCAGACCGCGATGATGATCGCCTTCGCTGTGCTGCTCTACTCGTGGCTGTTCTCGGGCAGGCTCGGCAACCTGCATGTGATGCTGCTCGTCGGCATCATCATCGGCACCGGACTCGGAACACTCTCGACGTTCCTGCAGCGGATGCTCGATCCCAACGAGTTCGATGTGCTGCGCGCCCGGATGTTCGGCAACGTCGGCAACGCCAACACCGACTACCTGTGGTTCGTGATCCCGGTGTGCCTGGTGACGGGCGCCTCGATCTGGCTGATGGCGCGCCGCCTGAACGTCGTCGCTCTGGGCAGCGAGATCAGCACGAACCTCGGCATGAACCACCGGCGGCAGGTGATGCTCACTCTCACCCTGGTGACGGTGCTGATGGCGATGAGCACCGCGCTGGTGGGGCCGATGACGTTCCTCGGCTTCCTGGTCGCCACCCTCGCCTACTCGATCACCGACACCCACGACCACCGGCGCATCCTGCCGGTCGCCTGGCTACTGGGCTTCGTGGTGCTCGGAGGCGCGTACTTCTTGCTGCGGCACGTGCTGCCCATGGTCGACACCGTCACGATCATCGTCGAGCTCATCGGCGGCATCACGTTCCTCATCGTCGTTCTCAGAAGGGGGCGCCTGTGA
- a CDS encoding metallophosphoesterase family protein — MTSLRILHLTDTHLFGDDSRHYDRVDTREHLTRALEHVDHLRFDLVVCSGDVSEDGTAESYRWLRETLGTWARERGARVVYAMGNHDRRETFREVLGGGQPDAREQVMAGTDEARPVASAATVDGWRTIVLDSSIPQRGYGSIEPEQLGFLRSQLATPAPNGTVLVIHHPPIDAQTELLQALALDADDTHALLDVLRGSDVRVVLSGHYHLPLVETVAGVPVVVAPGVANIARSFDDPREESAIDGFGGAVVDIRGERVRVAPFVERMSDDTEVFRFPADIVARIIDAAGQPSTRADSVS, encoded by the coding sequence ATGACGTCTCTGCGCATCCTGCATCTCACCGACACTCATCTCTTCGGCGATGACAGCCGCCACTACGACCGTGTCGACACGCGCGAGCATCTGACGCGTGCGCTCGAGCATGTCGACCACCTGCGCTTCGACCTGGTGGTCTGCTCGGGGGATGTCAGCGAAGACGGCACCGCCGAGTCGTACCGGTGGCTGCGCGAGACGCTGGGCACCTGGGCCCGTGAGCGCGGTGCACGCGTCGTCTACGCGATGGGCAACCACGACCGCCGCGAGACGTTCCGCGAGGTACTCGGTGGGGGCCAGCCGGATGCCCGCGAACAGGTGATGGCGGGTACCGACGAGGCCCGCCCCGTGGCATCCGCCGCCACCGTCGACGGCTGGCGCACGATCGTTCTCGACAGCTCGATCCCCCAGCGGGGATACGGATCGATCGAACCCGAGCAGCTCGGGTTCCTGCGCTCACAGCTGGCTACCCCCGCACCAAACGGCACGGTGCTCGTGATCCACCACCCGCCGATCGACGCGCAGACCGAGCTGCTGCAGGCGCTCGCGCTCGATGCGGACGACACCCACGCGCTGCTCGACGTACTGCGCGGCTCGGACGTGCGCGTGGTGCTCAGTGGGCACTACCACCTGCCGCTGGTCGAGACCGTTGCCGGGGTTCCGGTCGTCGTCGCTCCGGGGGTCGCCAACATCGCGCGTTCCTTCGACGACCCGCGCGAGGAGTCCGCGATCGACGGCTTCGGCGGCGCGGTCGTCGACATCCGCGGCGAGCGTGTGCGGGTGGCGCCGTTCGTCGAGCGGATGTCGGATGACACCGAGGTGTTCCGCTTCCCCGCCGACATCGTGGCGCGGATCATCGATGCCGCGGGTCAGCCGTCGACGCGCGCCGATTCGGTGTCGTAA
- a CDS encoding ABC transporter ATP-binding protein — translation MIRLSNVTKRYSADVEIGPISLDLPAGGIIALVGPNGAGKSTVLTMMGRLLAPDGGSVEIGGIDVHRTPSKKVAKTVSILRQENHFVTRLTVRQLVGFGRYPYSGGRLTQADEDKISEAIDFLGLTDLEQRFLDQLSGGQRQRAYVAMVLAQDTDYLLLDEPLNNLDAQHSVQMMQQLRRAADELGRTIVIVLHDINFAAAYSDYIVAMEEGRIAVHGTPDEIIRDEVLSRVFRTPVTVIDGPNGRFAAYHR, via the coding sequence GTGATCCGGCTGTCCAACGTCACCAAGCGCTACAGCGCCGATGTCGAGATCGGACCGATCTCGCTCGACCTGCCCGCCGGGGGCATCATCGCCCTGGTGGGGCCGAACGGCGCCGGCAAGTCGACCGTGCTCACGATGATGGGGCGCCTGCTCGCCCCCGACGGCGGTTCGGTCGAGATCGGCGGCATCGATGTGCACCGCACGCCGTCGAAGAAGGTCGCCAAAACTGTCTCGATCCTGCGTCAGGAGAACCACTTCGTCACGCGGCTCACGGTACGGCAGTTGGTCGGTTTCGGCCGCTACCCGTACAGCGGCGGGCGCCTCACCCAGGCCGACGAGGACAAGATCTCTGAGGCCATCGACTTCTTGGGGCTCACCGACCTCGAGCAGCGCTTCCTCGACCAGCTCTCGGGCGGTCAGCGGCAGCGTGCGTATGTGGCGATGGTGCTGGCGCAGGACACCGATTATCTGCTGCTCGACGAACCGCTGAACAACCTCGACGCCCAGCATTCGGTGCAGATGATGCAGCAATTGCGACGGGCGGCCGATGAGCTGGGCCGCACGATCGTGATCGTGCTGCACGACATCAACTTCGCCGCGGCCTACAGCGACTACATCGTCGCCATGGAAGAGGGGCGCATCGCCGTGCACGGCACCCCCGACGAGATCATCCGCGACGAGGTCCTCAGCCGGGTGTTCCGCACGCCCGTCACCGTAATCGACGGCCCGAACGGTCGTTTCGCCGCCTATCACCGCTGA
- a CDS encoding ABC transporter permease has translation MIARFLRHPLGITGLVLVGIPTCAALISLLWVPYDPTVFSPADRWLPPSSTHLLGTDNGGRDLFSILLVGAQSTMLATVLATLIAVAVGLPLALGAALASRRLGLLLERGIDIAIAFPTLVLAIILVTSYGASIWVSSLAIGLGGAVVVARTMVPELRGTLASPYVTLATAGGVSIGGIVWRHVLPNTAPTLLIRATQLLSVAALAEAGLSYLGFGTPPPTPSWGRTLADLQSQVLVRPEVLIAPSLAITTLVIGFALLGDALRDALEPDQVRAASARPSPKTARRSTKKVPA, from the coding sequence ATGATCGCTCGCTTCCTGCGCCATCCGCTCGGAATCACCGGGCTCGTGCTCGTCGGCATCCCGACGTGCGCCGCCCTGATCTCGCTGCTGTGGGTTCCGTACGACCCGACGGTCTTCTCGCCCGCCGACCGCTGGCTGCCGCCGTCGTCCACCCATCTGCTCGGCACGGACAACGGTGGCCGCGACCTGTTCAGCATCCTGCTCGTCGGCGCCCAGTCGACGATGCTCGCCACCGTGCTCGCGACGCTGATCGCCGTCGCCGTCGGGCTCCCCCTCGCACTGGGAGCCGCACTCGCCTCACGCCGACTCGGTCTTCTGCTCGAACGCGGCATCGACATCGCGATCGCCTTCCCCACGCTCGTGCTGGCGATCATCCTGGTCACCTCGTACGGCGCCAGCATCTGGGTCTCGTCGCTCGCGATCGGGCTCGGCGGCGCGGTCGTCGTGGCCCGCACCATGGTTCCCGAACTGCGCGGCACCCTCGCGAGCCCCTACGTCACGCTGGCAACGGCCGGCGGGGTGAGCATTGGCGGCATCGTCTGGCGTCATGTGCTGCCCAACACGGCGCCGACGCTGCTGATCCGCGCCACCCAGCTGCTCTCGGTCGCGGCACTGGCCGAAGCCGGCCTGTCGTACCTCGGCTTCGGCACGCCACCCCCGACCCCGTCGTGGGGACGCACTCTCGCCGATCTGCAATCGCAGGTGCTCGTGCGCCCCGAAGTGCTGATCGCCCCGAGCCTGGCCATCACGACGCTGGTGATCGGCTTCGCCCTGCTGGGCGATGCGCTGCGCGACGCACTCGAACCCGACCAGGTGCGCGCAGCATCCGCCCGCCCCTCCCCCAAAACCGCCCGCCGTTCCACAAAGAAGGTGCCCGCATGA
- a CDS encoding ABC transporter permease, which yields MSTGTTPLPAGQRVTHVDALARRAAVSPPASRLRRSLPVIIALILTAGLLTLSVFTGVADITDTEGRGHEFTWITRIPRTIALVLAGASMAMAGLIMQLMTQNRFVEPTTVGTTEWAGLGLLLTYIIIPMPSLMMRMTVAIVFAFIGTLIFFLFLRRVTLKSSLIVPIIGIMFGAVISAISTFIALEYDLLQTLGTWFAGRFTGIEVGRYEPLWIVAIVAIIVVFVADRFTVAGLGKEVATNAGLNYERVVLLGTGLVAVVTGVVTVVIGALPFLGLIVPNLVSMIRGDNLRSNIFWVFLAGIWVVTVCDIIGRVIIMPFEVPVSLVLGAVGSVVFIFLLLRTRRTLVR from the coding sequence GTGAGCACGGGCACCACACCGCTGCCGGCGGGTCAGCGCGTCACGCACGTCGACGCGCTGGCCCGCCGCGCCGCGGTGTCCCCACCGGCGTCGCGCCTGCGGCGCAGCCTGCCGGTCATCATCGCCCTCATCCTCACTGCCGGTCTGCTCACACTGTCGGTCTTCACCGGCGTCGCCGACATCACCGACACCGAGGGCCGCGGTCACGAATTCACCTGGATCACCCGCATTCCGCGCACCATCGCCCTGGTGCTCGCCGGCGCCAGCATGGCAATGGCCGGGCTGATCATGCAGTTGATGACCCAGAACCGCTTCGTCGAACCGACCACGGTCGGCACCACCGAGTGGGCGGGTCTCGGCCTGTTGCTGACCTACATCATCATTCCGATGCCCTCGCTCATGATGCGCATGACAGTCGCCATCGTGTTCGCCTTCATCGGCACCCTGATCTTCTTCCTGTTCCTGCGCCGCGTCACGCTCAAGTCATCGCTGATCGTGCCGATCATCGGCATCATGTTCGGCGCCGTGATCAGCGCGATCTCGACGTTCATCGCGCTGGAGTACGACCTGCTGCAGACGCTCGGCACGTGGTTCGCGGGCCGCTTCACCGGAATCGAGGTCGGGCGCTACGAACCCCTCTGGATCGTCGCGATCGTCGCCATCATCGTCGTCTTCGTCGCCGACCGGTTCACCGTCGCAGGGCTCGGCAAAGAAGTCGCCACGAACGCCGGACTGAACTACGAACGCGTCGTGCTGCTGGGCACCGGACTCGTCGCCGTCGTCACGGGCGTCGTCACCGTCGTGATCGGCGCACTGCCGTTCCTCGGCCTGATCGTGCCGAACCTCGTCTCGATGATCCGCGGCGACAACCTGCGCAGCAACATCTTCTGGGTGTTCCTGGCGGGCATCTGGGTCGTGACCGTCTGCGACATCATCGGCCGTGTGATCATCATGCCGTTCGAGGTGCCCGTGTCACTGGTGCTCGGCGCCGTCGGCTCCGTCGTCTTCATCTTCCTGCTGCTGCGTACGAGGAGGACCCTTGTCCGCTGA
- a CDS encoding ABC transporter substrate-binding protein yields the protein MSVSRITTTAALGAVALLALTGCSTVGAAEEGDAKAPAAAEGQQFPVTVTDMAGNEVTIESADSVIVTDNRLFRLVADWGIELSAAPRALMSSENPLATDEGIVDLGTHAEPDFEKVVEVDPDLIVNGYRYSGHAEDMQKAAPDAAFVDMTNEELSVDEYLVESVTLLGEIFGKQDEAKDLIDDFHAAVDEAQQAYDPEVTVMGLVTSANEIRYSNPLDGRGSSIFFSLVGLTPALESEGSSNDKGDDISIEAIAESNPDFLLVLDREAAFSDSESTPALELITSSTALAPVPAIENEAIYVMPADFYLTEDIVTYTTVLNDLAKEFAAL from the coding sequence ATGTCCGTGTCCAGAATCACCACGACCGCCGCGCTCGGCGCCGTCGCCCTTCTCGCACTGACCGGCTGCAGCACCGTCGGCGCAGCCGAGGAAGGCGACGCGAAAGCACCGGCAGCCGCCGAGGGGCAGCAGTTCCCGGTGACCGTCACCGACATGGCCGGCAACGAGGTCACGATCGAGAGCGCCGACAGCGTCATCGTCACCGACAACCGCCTGTTCCGCCTCGTCGCCGACTGGGGCATTGAGCTCTCCGCAGCCCCGCGCGCCCTGATGAGCAGCGAGAACCCGCTCGCCACCGACGAGGGCATCGTCGACCTCGGTACGCACGCCGAGCCCGACTTCGAGAAGGTCGTCGAGGTCGACCCCGACCTGATCGTCAACGGCTACCGCTACAGCGGCCACGCCGAAGACATGCAGAAGGCCGCGCCCGACGCCGCCTTCGTCGACATGACCAACGAAGAGCTGAGCGTCGACGAGTACCTCGTCGAGAGCGTCACCCTGCTCGGCGAGATCTTCGGCAAGCAGGACGAGGCCAAGGACCTGATCGACGACTTCCACGCGGCGGTCGACGAGGCACAGCAGGCCTACGACCCCGAGGTCACCGTGATGGGCCTGGTCACCAGCGCCAACGAGATCCGCTACTCCAACCCGCTCGACGGCCGCGGTTCGAGCATCTTCTTCAGCCTCGTCGGTCTGACCCCCGCGCTCGAATCCGAGGGCTCGAGCAACGACAAGGGTGATGACATCTCGATCGAGGCGATCGCCGAGTCGAACCCCGACTTCCTGCTCGTGCTCGACCGTGAGGCGGCGTTCTCCGACAGCGAGTCCACCCCGGCGCTCGAACTGATCACCTCGTCGACCGCGCTGGCACCCGTGCCCGCCATCGAGAACGAGGCCATCTACGTCATGCCCGCCGACTTCTACCTCACCGAAGACATCGTCACCTACACCACCGTTCTCAACGACCTCGCGAAGGAGTTCGCGGCTCTGTGA
- a CDS encoding ABC transporter substrate-binding protein, which yields MRRTFASTALILGGVLLAGCASSPATGTDAPESSESAIIDIRVGLEPTSLDVTTTSGAGLVQVMRGNVYEGLVGLSEDLEILPALASDWEISDDGLTYTFTVREGVTFHDGTPMTVADVVASLQASSAEGSTNPDAKRMGSVASVEATDDTTVVVTLSERDINFLESLTTSAGYVVPVESSVDLASATNGTGPYTLGQWNRGATLSLEPFADYWGEAPLNGGVVYHYIADETTAASALRSGEVDILAGVSAETAELLGGDAEFQVVEGDSTSWMTLGFNNAVAPFDDQRVRQALRQAIDKQELIEVIGGQALEVGTITVPTDAWHVDATGSAPYDQAAAKELLAEAGQEDLSLTLTVANTYDTIITEFIAAELAEVGVDVTIDTVEFATWLEDVYTNKDYELTMVLHVDPATITYYGNPAYYWNYDNAEAQTLVTEARQSATPEERDEKLRAVAELVAADSASDWLYSPQTVIVAGEDVAGFPVDRISNNFRVSGITAAE from the coding sequence ATGCGCAGAACGTTTGCGTCCACAGCACTCATCCTCGGCGGCGTGTTGCTCGCCGGTTGCGCCTCCTCGCCCGCCACGGGCACGGACGCCCCCGAATCCTCCGAATCCGCGATCATCGACATCCGCGTCGGACTCGAGCCGACCAGCCTCGATGTGACCACCACCTCGGGCGCCGGCCTCGTGCAGGTCATGCGCGGCAACGTCTACGAGGGCCTGGTCGGCCTGAGCGAGGACCTCGAGATCCTCCCGGCGTTGGCCTCCGACTGGGAGATCTCCGACGACGGACTGACCTACACCTTCACGGTCCGCGAGGGCGTGACCTTCCACGATGGCACCCCGATGACCGTCGCCGATGTCGTCGCCTCGCTGCAGGCGTCCAGCGCCGAGGGATCGACGAACCCCGATGCGAAGCGCATGGGCTCGGTCGCCTCGGTCGAGGCCACCGACGACACCACGGTCGTGGTCACCCTGTCAGAGCGCGACATCAACTTTCTCGAGTCGCTGACCACCTCGGCGGGCTATGTCGTCCCGGTCGAGTCGTCGGTCGACCTGGCCTCGGCCACCAACGGCACCGGCCCCTACACGCTCGGCCAGTGGAACCGCGGCGCGACCCTGTCGTTGGAGCCGTTCGCCGACTACTGGGGCGAAGCGCCGCTCAACGGCGGCGTCGTGTACCACTACATCGCCGACGAGACCACGGCGGCGAGCGCCCTGCGCAGCGGCGAGGTCGACATCCTCGCCGGCGTCAGCGCCGAAACGGCCGAGCTGCTCGGCGGAGACGCTGAGTTCCAGGTGGTCGAGGGTGACTCGACCAGCTGGATGACGCTGGGCTTCAACAACGCCGTCGCGCCGTTCGACGACCAGCGCGTGCGTCAGGCCCTGCGCCAGGCGATCGACAAGCAGGAGCTCATCGAGGTCATCGGCGGGCAGGCCCTCGAGGTCGGTACGATCACGGTGCCCACCGACGCCTGGCATGTCGACGCCACCGGCTCGGCACCGTACGACCAGGCCGCCGCGAAGGAACTGCTCGCCGAAGCGGGCCAGGAGGACCTGAGCCTGACCCTCACCGTCGCGAACACCTACGACACGATCATCACCGAGTTCATCGCGGCCGAACTGGCCGAGGTGGGCGTCGACGTCACGATCGACACGGTCGAGTTCGCCACCTGGCTCGAGGACGTCTACACGAACAAGGACTACGAGCTCACCATGGTGCTGCACGTGGACCCCGCCACGATCACGTACTACGGCAACCCCGCCTACTACTGGAACTACGACAATGCCGAGGCGCAGACGCTCGTGACCGAGGCTCGGCAGTCGGCTACGCCCGAGGAGCGTGACGAGAAGCTGCGTGCGGTCGCCGAGCTGGTCGCGGCCGATTCGGCGAGCGACTGGCTGTACTCGCCGCAGACCGTCATCGTCGCGGGTGAGGACGTGGCGGGCTTCCCCGTCGACCGCATCTCGAACAACTTCCGGGTGAGCGGCATCACCGCCGCCGAGTGA
- a CDS encoding GntR family transcriptional regulator — MNDRRSERVRPSTGTPAYRRIATALWEQIQSGELAPGERLPNEADLAARFGVTRLTLRQAVIELQRLGAVEIRRGVGTFVMSPPDLVEIVASVPSLRQESDATADALDEHALRRSARPVRMVDERILQAGAATGPFADEAAAHLDLPVERLHRLDTVMVRDGRHWIANSYWFDERWAGVDELVDAHALVVRAFADGFGLQLGYLWRAFSAVGADFDDAETLGVPTGTALLVRDGVSADESGHPVFYVRRRLRGDDAKFVLRYDTESARVDG, encoded by the coding sequence GTGAACGATCGGCGAAGTGAGCGTGTCCGACCGAGCACGGGCACGCCCGCGTACCGGCGCATCGCCACTGCGTTGTGGGAGCAGATCCAGTCGGGCGAGCTCGCCCCGGGCGAGCGGCTGCCGAACGAAGCCGACCTCGCGGCGCGCTTCGGTGTGACCCGACTGACGCTTCGCCAGGCCGTGATCGAACTGCAGCGACTGGGTGCCGTCGAGATCCGACGGGGCGTGGGCACGTTCGTGATGTCACCGCCCGACCTGGTCGAGATCGTCGCGAGCGTTCCGTCACTGCGCCAGGAATCGGATGCCACCGCTGACGCGCTCGACGAGCACGCGCTGCGCCGATCAGCCCGCCCGGTGCGGATGGTCGACGAGCGCATTCTGCAGGCCGGGGCGGCTACCGGCCCGTTCGCCGATGAAGCCGCCGCGCATCTCGACCTGCCTGTTGAGCGCCTGCACCGTCTGGACACCGTGATGGTGCGCGACGGGCGGCATTGGATCGCCAACAGCTACTGGTTCGATGAGCGATGGGCCGGTGTCGACGAGCTGGTCGACGCCCATGCGCTCGTCGTGCGGGCCTTCGCCGATGGGTTCGGCCTGCAGCTCGGCTACCTGTGGCGGGCGTTCAGCGCGGTCGGGGCCGACTTCGACGACGCCGAGACCCTCGGTGTGCCCACGGGCACCGCGCTGCTCGTGCGCGACGGGGTATCCGCCGATGAGAGCGGACACCCCGTGTTCTACGTCCGTCGCCGCCTTCGGGGCGATGACGCGAAGTTCGTACTGCGTTACGACACCGAATCGGCGCGCGTCGACGGCTGA